From the genome of Hymenobacter sp. PAMC 26628, one region includes:
- a CDS encoding NAD(P)-dependent oxidoreductase — protein sequence MHPSLLPMLAGIGVVADYRPELTAAEVPGALAAKPYDGLVVRSKLRVTAELLARGPQLRYVARAGAGVDNIDEAAMAAAGVTLLNAPEGNRDAVGEFATGLLLALFRHVVRADGEVRRGEWRREANRGEEIGGKTIGMLGYGHMGRAFARRLGAFGCTVLAHDHDPAVAADAHAALVPLAELQARADVFSLHIPYSAANHHFVNHALLAGFQRPLWLLNTARGEVLDHAALVEGLQAGRVYGAALDVLENERLATLTPAQAARYEYLKSADNVLLTPHIGGWTHQSYQRINEVLVGKLAAFLAAAHGGGKE from the coding sequence ATGCACCCCTCGCTGCTGCCGATGCTGGCCGGCATCGGCGTGGTGGCCGATTACCGGCCCGAACTCACTGCGGCCGAGGTGCCCGGGGCCCTGGCGGCCAAGCCCTACGATGGGCTGGTGGTGCGCAGCAAGCTGCGCGTAACGGCCGAACTGCTGGCCCGGGGGCCCCAGTTGCGCTACGTGGCCCGGGCCGGCGCGGGCGTCGATAATATTGACGAGGCGGCGATGGCAGCGGCGGGCGTGACGCTGCTCAACGCCCCTGAAGGCAACCGCGACGCGGTGGGCGAGTTTGCCACCGGGCTGCTGCTGGCGCTGTTTCGGCACGTGGTGCGGGCCGACGGCGAGGTGCGCCGCGGCGAATGGCGGCGCGAGGCCAACCGGGGCGAGGAAATTGGGGGCAAGACCATCGGCATGCTTGGCTACGGGCACATGGGCCGGGCGTTTGCGCGGCGGCTGGGGGCCTTTGGGTGCACCGTGCTGGCGCATGACCACGACCCGGCGGTGGCCGCCGACGCCCATGCCGCGCTGGTGCCGCTGGCCGAGCTGCAGGCCCGGGCCGATGTGTTCAGTCTGCACATTCCGTACTCGGCGGCAAACCACCATTTTGTGAACCACGCGTTGCTGGCCGGTTTCCAGCGGCCGCTGTGGCTGCTGAACACGGCCCGCGGCGAGGTGCTCGACCACGCCGCCTTGGTAGAAGGCTTGCAGGCCGGGCGCGTGTACGGAGCGGCGCTCGACGTGCTCGAAAACGAGCGGCTGGCCACCCTCACGCCCGCCCAGGCGGCGCGCTACGAATACCTGAAAAGCGCTGATAACGTGCTGCTCACGCCCCACATCGGGGGCTGGACGCACCAGAGCTACCAGCGCATCAACGAGGTGCTGGTGGGCAAGCTGGCAGCATTTTTAGCCGCCGCCCACGGCGGAGGTAAGGAGTAA
- a CDS encoding leucyl aminopeptidase family protein, giving the protein MLPQLAHAATAPAQATQVFLLSHGTTVLPMAAAGDLPAAARAYVEAALANHQKSVHLNHFSHQHYYVVLADKPTADQVLEALRRSGHQLHGLLKTEKVTEVFIQNLADEPAGALALAEGLALTAYQFEGYKTDEKSRKAPALTTITLVGDAATEADVRALAHVLQGVALARDLVNAPVNKLNAEQFAERMAAAGDEAGYTTDILDLARIEALRMGGLLAVNLGSPEPPTFSILEWKPANAQNAKPYVLVGKGVVFDTGGLSLKPTPNSMDLMKCDMAGGAAVAGTLYALAKNQVPLHVIGLVPATDNRPGGLAFVPGDVITMHSGLTVEVKNTDAEGRLLLADALSFAKKYDPELVIDLATLTGAAVRAIGTEGSAVLGTAGAPTVQQLHAAGHRTHERLVEFPLWDEYADHIKSDIADLSNLGKGEAGHISAAKFLERFAEGYPWLHLDIAGPAFLTASDNYRGKGGTGIGVRLLYEFLTKQLA; this is encoded by the coding sequence ATGCTTCCCCAACTTGCCCACGCGGCCACAGCGCCAGCCCAGGCCACTCAAGTTTTTTTACTGTCCCACGGCACGACTGTGCTACCCATGGCGGCAGCCGGCGACCTGCCTGCCGCCGCCCGCGCCTACGTCGAAGCGGCTTTAGCTAATCACCAGAAATCCGTTCACCTCAACCACTTTAGCCATCAACACTACTACGTGGTGTTGGCCGACAAGCCCACCGCTGACCAGGTACTGGAAGCCCTGCGCCGCAGCGGCCACCAGCTCCACGGCCTGCTAAAGACGGAGAAAGTAACCGAGGTTTTTATCCAGAACCTCGCCGATGAACCCGCTGGGGCCCTGGCTTTAGCCGAAGGCCTGGCCCTGACGGCCTACCAGTTTGAAGGCTACAAAACCGACGAGAAATCGCGCAAGGCGCCAGCGCTGACCACTATTACGCTAGTGGGAGATGCGGCCACCGAGGCAGATGTGCGCGCGCTGGCGCACGTGCTGCAAGGCGTGGCCCTGGCCCGCGACCTGGTGAATGCGCCCGTCAACAAGCTCAACGCCGAGCAATTCGCGGAGCGCATGGCCGCCGCAGGTGACGAGGCCGGTTACACCACCGATATCCTCGACCTAGCCCGCATCGAGGCCCTGCGCATGGGCGGCCTGTTAGCCGTGAATCTGGGCTCGCCCGAGCCGCCCACGTTCAGCATTTTGGAGTGGAAGCCAGCCAACGCACAGAACGCTAAGCCCTACGTACTGGTGGGCAAGGGAGTGGTGTTCGACACCGGGGGCCTCAGCCTCAAGCCCACGCCCAATAGCATGGACCTGATGAAGTGCGATATGGCCGGCGGCGCGGCCGTGGCCGGCACGCTCTACGCGCTGGCCAAAAACCAGGTGCCGCTGCACGTCATCGGCCTGGTGCCCGCCACCGACAACCGCCCCGGGGGCCTGGCTTTCGTGCCCGGCGACGTCATCACCATGCACAGCGGCCTGACGGTAGAGGTAAAAAACACCGACGCCGAAGGCCGCCTGCTGCTGGCCGACGCCCTCAGCTTCGCCAAGAAGTACGACCCGGAGCTAGTCATCGACCTAGCCACCCTCACCGGGGCCGCCGTGCGCGCCATTGGTACCGAGGGCAGCGCCGTACTGGGTACCGCTGGGGCCCCCACGGTGCAGCAGCTGCACGCCGCCGGCCACCGCACGCACGAGCGCCTGGTCGAATTCCCGCTCTGGGACGAGTACGCCGACCACATCAAGTCCGACATTGCCGACCTCAGCAACCTGGGCAAGGGCGAGGCCGGCCACATTTCGGCCGCTAAGTTCCTGGAGCGCTTCGCCGAGGGCTACCCCTGGCTGCACCTCGACATTGCCGGCCCCGCCTTCCTAACGGCCTCCGACAACTACCGAGGCAAAGGTGGCACCGGCATCGGCGTACGCCTGCTTTATGAGTTCTTAACCAAGCAGCTAGCTTAA
- a CDS encoding 3'-5' exonuclease, whose protein sequence is MQDYLLFVDTETTGLPAGWRRPYADDAAWPHLAQLAWVVYTRAGALVKAENYYLRVPAGTMQPTAQAIHGLSTEFLAAEGQDLGPVLTSLAADLAQYKPLVVGHFVQLDFHMLGVGFHRAGLPNPLPGLPTFCTMLPTGPLARALGPPPGRQLLRLNELYEHLFHEPLDRHHDAQTDAEATAECFFELWRTGYLTEASLAQQVPLAEPVAAGPFAWLGPQGRRWAAGASGALVLLFLIWLYYYYG, encoded by the coding sequence GTGCAAGACTACTTGCTCTTCGTCGACACCGAAACCACCGGCCTGCCCGCCGGCTGGCGGCGGCCCTACGCCGACGACGCGGCCTGGCCCCACCTGGCCCAGCTGGCCTGGGTGGTGTACACCCGCGCCGGGGCCCTGGTGAAGGCCGAAAACTACTACCTGCGCGTGCCCGCCGGCACCATGCAGCCCACGGCCCAGGCCATCCACGGCCTCAGTACCGAGTTTCTGGCAGCCGAAGGGCAGGACCTAGGCCCCGTGCTTACCAGCCTGGCCGCCGACCTGGCGCAGTATAAGCCGCTGGTGGTGGGCCACTTCGTGCAACTCGATTTCCACATGCTGGGCGTGGGCTTCCACCGGGCGGGGCTGCCCAACCCGCTGCCGGGGCTGCCCACGTTTTGCACCATGCTGCCCACGGGGCCCCTGGCGCGCGCGCTGGGGCCCCCGCCCGGCCGCCAGCTGCTGCGCCTGAACGAGCTCTACGAACACTTGTTCCACGAGCCGCTGGACCGCCACCACGACGCCCAAACCGACGCCGAAGCCACGGCCGAGTGCTTTTTCGAGCTTTGGCGCACCGGCTACCTCACCGAGGCCAGCCTGGCCCAGCAGGTGCCGCTGGCCGAGCCCGTGGCCGCGGGGCCCTTCGCGTGGCTTGGGCCCCAGGGGCGGCGGTGGGCGGCCGGGGCATCGGGCGCGCTGGTGTTGCTCTTTCTTATTTGGCTATACTATTACTATGGATAA
- the rsmA gene encoding 16S rRNA (adenine(1518)-N(6)/adenine(1519)-N(6))-dimethyltransferase RsmA — translation MHSPVKPKKHLGQHFLADPNIARRIVGALRRPDGVHQVLEIGPGTGVLTQFLLQDPAFTTSVVEIDRESVVYLEATYPALAPRIFATDFLKQDIGALFPGQPLAIIGNFPYNISSQIFFQVLAHRQQVREVVGMIQKEVAERLAEPPGSKTYGILSVLLQAFYTIEYLFTVPPHVFIPPPKVESAVVRLTRNATEHLGCDEKLFFRVVKQAFSTRRKTLRNALKPLGLSAEAMAGEIFDKRAEQLGVAEFVGLTKLVEAHNAI, via the coding sequence ATGCACTCCCCCGTCAAACCCAAGAAACACCTCGGCCAGCACTTCCTGGCCGATCCCAACATTGCCCGCCGCATCGTGGGGGCCCTGCGCCGGCCCGACGGCGTGCACCAAGTGCTCGAAATAGGCCCCGGTACGGGCGTGCTCACGCAATTTTTGCTGCAAGACCCGGCATTCACGACCAGCGTGGTGGAAATTGACCGCGAGTCGGTGGTGTACCTGGAGGCTACCTACCCGGCCCTGGCGCCGCGCATCTTCGCCACCGATTTCCTGAAGCAAGACATCGGCGCCCTGTTTCCGGGCCAGCCGCTGGCCATCATCGGCAACTTCCCTTACAACATCAGCAGCCAGATTTTTTTCCAGGTGCTGGCCCACCGGCAGCAGGTACGCGAGGTGGTGGGCATGATCCAAAAAGAAGTGGCCGAGCGCCTGGCCGAGCCGCCCGGCTCGAAAACCTACGGCATCCTGAGCGTGCTGCTGCAAGCGTTCTACACCATCGAGTACCTGTTCACGGTGCCGCCCCACGTGTTCATCCCGCCGCCCAAGGTCGAGTCGGCTGTGGTGCGCCTCACCCGCAACGCCACCGAGCACTTGGGCTGCGACGAAAAGCTGTTTTTCCGCGTCGTGAAGCAAGCCTTTTCCACCCGTCGCAAAACCTTGCGCAACGCCTTGAAGCCGCTGGGCTTGTCGGCCGAGGCGATGGCCGGGGAGATTTTCGACAAGCGCGCCGAGCAGCTGGGCGTGGCCGAGTTTGTGGGATTGACCAAGCTGGTGGAAGCGCACAATGCAATTTAA
- a CDS encoding bifunctional transaldolase/phosoglucose isomerase, with protein sequence MNPLVAIRPLDQSIWLDFIRRKILINGELQKLITDDQLRGVTSNPAIFEKAIGGSDDYDNAIKALALQGKSTNDIYEALAIADVQAACDLFRPLYDGAGNAGDGYVSLEVSPKLVHDTAGTIAEGLRFWKAVDRPNVMIKVPATLEGLPAIRKLISEGVNVNVTLIFSVERYKAVAEAFLAGLEDRLQAGQPIARIDSVASFFLSRIDVLIDPQLDQLVAGGGDQAQIAGPLVGQVAVASAKQAYQDYKKIFAGPRWDALKAKGAESQRLLWASTGNKNPKYDDLKYVDGLIGPHTVNTIPLETLNLFREKGQPAVRLEDDLNQVAAVLKALPTVGLDLEGLAHELEVDGAKKFNEPFGKLMDSLDKKRVAALAETTASATLQLGQHQGAVDAKLQEFNAAQFTQGFWNTDAALWTDDAEAQQSIRDFTGWLRVAETMVSVVPALETFVNEVKAAGFKHVLVMGMGGSSMAPIVFQKSFPQGEGGLPISILDTTDPGTVRHFEETLPLADTLFIVASKSGTTAEPLAFGDYFYDKVKAIKGDKAGENFVAITDPGSKFIATANGLGYRHVFLNFDSVGGRFSALTYFGLVPAALYGLNVGEILERAIRMMRACGAYGPVDQNPGLALGTALGVLATQGRDKLTLVTPPSLSDLGLWLEQLTAESTGKHGKGILPVAGEPVGAPDTYGHDRVFVYVGYEGDADLSNQHALDALLHAGHPVITIRLKDALDLGQEFFRWEMAISVVGAVLRINPFDQPNVQESKTATDRLMKVVAEEGHLPEQEKALSAGGLDYYGVPKATDAAHLIANFFKQAKAGDFVSIQAYLTESPALNAAFDKLRTSLMVRLHTATTFGYGPRFLHSTGQYHKGGPNTGLFLQLTADHNPDLPLPGRSYTFGTLENAQAQGDLEALQKYERRALHVHLGADALQGVQAIQTAFDAQA encoded by the coding sequence ATGAACCCACTGGTTGCCATCCGCCCCCTCGACCAAAGCATCTGGCTCGACTTCATCCGCCGCAAAATTCTCATCAACGGCGAGTTGCAGAAGCTCATCACCGACGACCAGCTCCGTGGCGTCACGTCCAACCCCGCCATTTTTGAGAAAGCCATCGGCGGCAGCGACGACTACGACAACGCCATTAAGGCCCTGGCCCTGCAAGGCAAGTCGACCAACGACATCTACGAAGCGCTGGCCATTGCCGACGTGCAGGCCGCCTGCGACCTATTCCGCCCGCTGTACGACGGCGCGGGCAACGCCGGCGACGGCTACGTGAGCCTCGAAGTATCGCCCAAGCTGGTGCACGACACCGCCGGCACCATTGCTGAGGGCCTGCGCTTCTGGAAGGCCGTGGACCGGCCCAACGTGATGATCAAAGTGCCCGCCACGCTGGAGGGCCTGCCCGCCATTCGCAAGCTGATTTCAGAAGGCGTGAACGTGAACGTGACGCTGATTTTCAGCGTGGAGCGCTATAAGGCCGTGGCCGAAGCCTTCCTCGCCGGCCTCGAAGACCGTCTGCAAGCCGGCCAGCCCATCGCGCGCATCGACTCGGTGGCCAGCTTCTTCCTCAGCCGCATCGACGTGCTGATTGACCCGCAGCTGGATCAACTGGTGGCCGGCGGCGGCGACCAGGCCCAAATTGCCGGGCCCCTGGTGGGCCAGGTGGCCGTGGCCAGCGCTAAGCAGGCGTATCAGGACTACAAGAAGATTTTCGCCGGGCCCCGTTGGGACGCGCTGAAGGCCAAGGGCGCCGAGTCGCAGCGCCTGTTGTGGGCCAGCACCGGCAACAAAAACCCGAAGTACGACGACCTCAAGTACGTCGACGGCCTCATTGGGCCCCACACCGTGAACACCATTCCGCTGGAAACCCTGAACCTGTTCCGCGAGAAGGGCCAGCCCGCCGTGCGCCTCGAGGACGACCTCAACCAGGTGGCCGCCGTGCTAAAGGCGCTGCCCACCGTGGGCCTCGACCTGGAGGGCCTGGCCCACGAGCTGGAAGTGGACGGCGCCAAGAAATTCAACGAGCCCTTCGGCAAGCTGATGGACTCGCTGGACAAGAAGCGCGTGGCCGCACTAGCCGAAACCACCGCCTCCGCCACCCTGCAACTGGGCCAGCACCAGGGCGCAGTAGACGCTAAGCTGCAAGAATTTAACGCCGCCCAGTTCACCCAAGGCTTCTGGAACACGGACGCTGCGCTGTGGACCGACGACGCGGAGGCCCAGCAGAGCATCCGCGACTTCACGGGCTGGCTACGGGTAGCCGAAACGATGGTGTCGGTCGTGCCGGCCCTCGAAACCTTCGTGAACGAAGTGAAAGCCGCCGGCTTCAAGCACGTGCTCGTGATGGGCATGGGCGGTAGCTCGATGGCCCCCATCGTGTTCCAGAAATCCTTCCCGCAAGGCGAAGGTGGCCTGCCCATTTCCATCCTCGACACCACCGACCCCGGCACGGTGCGCCACTTCGAAGAGACGCTGCCGCTGGCCGACACGCTGTTCATTGTGGCCAGCAAGTCGGGCACCACGGCCGAGCCCCTGGCCTTCGGCGACTACTTCTACGACAAAGTAAAAGCCATCAAAGGCGACAAGGCCGGCGAGAACTTCGTGGCCATTACCGACCCGGGCTCGAAATTCATCGCCACGGCCAACGGCCTGGGCTACCGCCACGTGTTCCTCAACTTTGACTCGGTGGGCGGCCGCTTCTCGGCCCTCACCTACTTCGGCTTGGTGCCGGCCGCGCTGTACGGCCTGAACGTGGGCGAAATTCTGGAGCGCGCGATCCGTATGATGCGCGCCTGCGGTGCCTACGGCCCTGTGGACCAAAACCCCGGCCTAGCCCTGGGCACGGCCTTAGGCGTGCTGGCCACGCAGGGCCGCGACAAGCTGACGCTCGTCACGCCCCCCTCGCTGAGCGACCTGGGCCTGTGGCTGGAGCAACTCACGGCCGAGAGCACCGGCAAGCACGGCAAGGGCATTTTGCCCGTAGCTGGCGAGCCCGTGGGGGCCCCGGACACGTACGGCCACGACCGGGTGTTTGTGTACGTGGGCTATGAGGGCGACGCTGACCTTTCTAATCAACATGCACTTGATGCTCTGCTTCACGCTGGCCATCCAGTAATCACCATTCGCTTGAAGGATGCGCTGGACCTGGGCCAGGAGTTTTTCCGTTGGGAAATGGCTATTTCGGTGGTGGGCGCCGTGCTGCGCATCAACCCCTTCGACCAGCCCAACGTGCAGGAAAGCAAAACGGCCACCGACCGCCTGATGAAAGTAGTGGCCGAAGAAGGCCACTTGCCCGAGCAGGAAAAAGCGCTGTCGGCCGGCGGCCTCGACTACTACGGCGTGCCGAAAGCAACCGACGCCGCGCACTTGATTGCCAATTTCTTCAAGCAAGCCAAGGCGGGTGATTTTGTGTCCATCCAAGCCTACCTCACCGAATCGCCAGCGTTGAACGCGGCCTTCGACAAGCTGCGCACCAGCCTGATGGTGCGCCTGCACACGGCCACCACGTTCGGCTACGGGCCGCGCTTCCTGCACTCCACCGGCCAGTACCACAAGGGGGGCCCCAACACCGGCCTGTTCTTGCAGCTCACCGCCGACCACAACCCCGACCTGCCGCTGCCGGGCCGCTCCTACACCTTCGGCACCCTCGAAAACGCCCAGGCACAGGGCGACCTGGAGGCCCTGCAGAAGTACGAGCGCCGGGCCCTGCACGTGCATCTCGGCGCGGACGCGCTACAAGGCGTACAGGCCATCCAGACGGCTTTCGACGCCCAGGCCTAG
- a CDS encoding LacI family DNA-binding transcriptional regulator: protein MPNTNKRISIAELAAQLGLSTSTVSRGLSDHPSISEATKARVRQLAQELNYLPNSLAAALRKGRSNTVGVIVPHINGYFFPAVMNGIEKIASRAGFNVMMCQSNEDIRRERQNVEALLASQVEGILVSVSKGTDQDLNHFRQVQQQGTPLIFFDRMPDLPGSTAVVLDDHLGAYDAVTHLIRQGCRRIAHFAGPQHLNTSRNRLLGYQAALEAHGLPFDERLVYSLPRSNQESGRDGMDYLMGLADRPDAVFAAYAFPAVGALEVLESHGLRVPKDFAIACFSNEPFTTMTHPRLTAVDQRGEQMGETAVNLLLQILKRTPNYSPPRIMLKPQLMLRESSLFGQEAPVIQREF, encoded by the coding sequence TTGCCCAACACTAACAAGCGGATATCCATCGCCGAACTCGCCGCGCAGTTGGGCTTGTCCACGTCCACCGTTTCGCGCGGCCTCAGCGACCACCCCAGCATCAGCGAGGCCACCAAGGCGCGCGTGCGCCAGCTGGCCCAGGAGCTGAATTACTTGCCCAACAGCCTCGCCGCCGCTCTACGCAAGGGGCGCAGTAACACGGTGGGCGTAATTGTGCCGCACATCAACGGCTACTTTTTCCCGGCCGTGATGAACGGCATCGAGAAAATTGCCAGCCGCGCCGGCTTCAACGTGATGATGTGCCAGTCGAACGAAGACATCCGACGCGAACGCCAGAACGTGGAGGCTTTGCTGGCCTCGCAAGTGGAAGGCATCCTCGTGTCGGTATCAAAAGGCACCGATCAGGACCTCAACCACTTCCGGCAGGTGCAGCAGCAGGGCACACCGCTCATTTTCTTCGACCGCATGCCCGACCTGCCCGGCAGCACGGCCGTGGTGCTCGACGACCACCTCGGGGCCTACGACGCCGTGACGCACCTCATCCGGCAGGGCTGCCGACGCATTGCCCACTTCGCAGGGCCCCAGCACCTCAACACTAGCCGCAACCGCCTGCTGGGGTACCAGGCCGCCTTGGAGGCCCACGGCCTGCCCTTCGACGAGCGCCTGGTGTATTCGCTGCCGCGCTCGAACCAGGAGTCGGGCCGCGACGGCATGGACTACCTCATGGGCCTGGCCGACCGGCCCGACGCCGTGTTTGCCGCCTACGCCTTCCCCGCCGTAGGGGCCCTGGAAGTGCTCGAAAGCCACGGCCTGCGCGTGCCGAAGGACTTCGCCATTGCCTGCTTCAGCAACGAGCCCTTCACCACCATGACGCACCCGCGCCTGACGGCCGTGGACCAGCGCGGCGAGCAAATGGGCGAAACCGCCGTGAACCTGCTCCTGCAAATCCTCAAGCGCACCCCCAACTACTCGCCCCCCCGCATCATGCTCAAGCCCCAGCTCATGCTGCGCGAGTCGTCGCTGTTCGGCCAGGAAGCCCCGGTGATTCAGCGGGAGTTTTAG
- the pdxA gene encoding 4-hydroxythreonine-4-phosphate dehydrogenase PdxA produces the protein MPKTLPRLGFSVGDLAGIGPEVIYKTLLDERVLKLCTPVVYGTATALFDEFPVPKDAEPLAFRQLRDSADIAPGRLNAVTCWDEDFHLAPGQPSAATGQAARESLLAASRDLKAGLLDGLVTAPISKENTQGPDFRYPGHTEFLTAYFGAPESLMLLADDESGLRVATATGHVALRDVPSRLTPDLLRKKIQLLLKSLKTDFGIDKPRVAVLGLNPHAGENGLLGGEETAVVEPVLKQFLHDGHLVFGPYPADGYFGTGQFRQFDATLSLYHDQGLIPFKLLAFERGVNFTAGLPVVRTSPDHGTAYGIAGQYRADASSFRAAVFMAADIWRQRQAAAEPRSAR, from the coding sequence ATGCCTAAAACCCTCCCCCGCCTCGGTTTTTCCGTGGGCGACCTCGCCGGTATCGGCCCCGAAGTCATTTATAAAACGCTCCTCGACGAGCGGGTTCTCAAGTTGTGTACCCCGGTAGTTTACGGCACGGCCACGGCCCTGTTCGACGAATTCCCGGTCCCCAAAGACGCCGAGCCACTGGCTTTCCGGCAGTTGCGCGACTCCGCCGACATTGCCCCCGGCCGCCTGAACGCCGTGACCTGCTGGGACGAAGACTTTCACCTGGCCCCCGGCCAACCCTCGGCCGCGACCGGCCAAGCGGCCCGCGAGAGCCTGCTTGCCGCCAGCCGCGACCTCAAGGCCGGCCTGCTCGACGGCCTCGTGACGGCCCCCATCAGCAAGGAAAACACCCAGGGCCCCGACTTCCGCTACCCCGGCCACACTGAATTTCTGACGGCCTACTTTGGAGCCCCCGAGAGCCTGATGCTGCTGGCCGACGACGAATCGGGCCTGCGCGTGGCCACCGCCACCGGCCACGTGGCCTTGCGCGACGTGCCCTCCCGCCTCACGCCCGACCTGCTGCGCAAGAAGATTCAGCTGCTGCTCAAGTCGTTGAAGACCGATTTTGGCATCGACAAGCCCCGCGTGGCCGTGCTGGGCCTCAACCCCCACGCCGGCGAAAACGGCCTGCTTGGCGGCGAGGAAACTGCCGTAGTGGAGCCCGTGCTCAAGCAATTTTTGCACGACGGCCACCTCGTGTTCGGGCCCTACCCGGCCGATGGCTATTTCGGCACCGGGCAGTTCCGGCAGTTCGACGCCACCCTGTCGCTTTACCACGACCAGGGCCTGATTCCGTTCAAGCTACTGGCCTTCGAGCGGGGCGTCAATTTCACGGCCGGCCTGCCCGTGGTGCGCACCTCGCCCGACCACGGCACGGCCTACGGCATTGCCGGCCAGTACCGGGCCGATGCGTCGTCGTTCCGAGCGGCCGTGTTTATGGCCGCCGACATCTGGCGGCAGCGCCAAGCGGCAGCCGAGCCGCGCAGCGCCCGGTAA
- a CDS encoding DUF294 nucleotidyltransferase-like domain-containing protein, translating into MDNRLAFLQTVQPFSELPTEVLAGVADLLQAVEYAKETLIYKQDVTKLRGVDLLVAGSYETFFYDSEQHKRLPEEYGPGACYGGMSILLNKKRSIRTVVARKGTRLYFLHRRDFRALCLAYKDFFHYFTTRYGERMLNEEYAHFIRPTSAPEENFIAADQIYSRKIETLETRDLVECTGDTPIFEAAQRMARGKVSCLFVRDAGGPIVGYVTDIVLRDAVVAKCLDARRPVADILATPIVSIASDAFVHEAILLMFQTKTRYLLIEKGGAFVGFLSRNKLLSDLAQSPFMFIQAVKLAQSPRELRLRWRKVPEIVNQLLSRGVKAELVNQVITTVADTIALKVIEGVLAEMGPAPAKFVFMVLGSEGRQEQTLLTDQDNAIVYEDKANEQRELVREYFLRFASTVSDRLDQIGLSLCTGGFIAQNPRWTHSLSHWKRNYHEWIDDSNPEAAMQFSTFFDCRLLYGEPEIMDELRDFIRTELDRPLDRFLHYMATNALQYEPPLTFFRNFRTFTQGDQKVFDLKKTMTPIVDLVRVYALRHQVFQTNTGARLAQLRARGVFTEKEYQELLQAYYYLMGMRLKKQARQLIDDLMPATNYLDPKELTQVEQVTLKEIFKVIADFQVKIKVSFTKAL; encoded by the coding sequence ATGGATAATCGCCTCGCTTTTTTGCAAACCGTGCAGCCTTTTAGTGAGCTGCCCACCGAGGTGCTGGCCGGCGTGGCCGACCTGCTCCAGGCGGTGGAATACGCCAAGGAAACCCTGATTTATAAGCAGGACGTGACCAAGCTGCGCGGCGTGGACCTGCTGGTGGCCGGCAGCTACGAAACGTTTTTCTACGACAGCGAGCAGCACAAGCGCCTGCCCGAGGAGTACGGCCCGGGGGCCTGCTACGGCGGCATGTCCATTTTGTTGAATAAGAAGCGCTCCATCCGCACGGTGGTGGCGCGCAAAGGCACGCGGCTGTACTTCCTGCACCGGCGCGATTTTAGGGCCCTGTGCCTGGCCTACAAGGACTTCTTCCACTACTTCACCACCCGCTACGGCGAGCGGATGCTGAACGAGGAGTACGCCCACTTCATCCGCCCCACGTCCGCCCCGGAGGAAAACTTCATCGCCGCCGACCAGATTTATTCGCGCAAAATCGAAACCCTCGAAACCCGCGACCTGGTGGAGTGTACCGGCGACACGCCCATCTTCGAAGCGGCCCAGCGCATGGCCCGCGGCAAGGTGAGCTGCCTGTTTGTGCGCGACGCCGGGGGCCCCATCGTGGGCTACGTGACCGATATTGTGCTGCGTGACGCCGTAGTGGCCAAGTGCCTGGACGCCCGGCGCCCGGTGGCCGACATCCTGGCCACGCCCATCGTGTCCATCGCCAGCGACGCCTTCGTGCACGAGGCCATCCTGCTGATGTTCCAGACCAAAACGCGCTACCTGCTCATCGAGAAAGGCGGCGCGTTTGTGGGCTTCCTCAGCCGCAACAAGCTGCTGAGCGACCTGGCGCAGTCGCCGTTCATGTTCATCCAGGCCGTGAAGCTGGCGCAGTCGCCGCGCGAGCTGCGGCTGCGCTGGCGCAAGGTGCCCGAAATCGTGAACCAGCTGCTGAGCCGCGGCGTGAAGGCCGAATTGGTGAACCAAGTCATCACGACCGTGGCCGACACCATCGCCCTGAAAGTAATTGAGGGCGTGCTGGCCGAAATGGGCCCCGCGCCGGCCAAGTTCGTGTTCATGGTGCTCGGCAGCGAAGGGCGACAGGAGCAAACCCTGCTCACCGACCAGGACAACGCCATCGTGTACGAGGACAAGGCCAACGAGCAGCGCGAGCTGGTGCGCGAGTACTTCCTGCGCTTCGCCAGCACCGTGTCCGACCGCCTCGACCAGATCGGGCTGAGCCTATGCACAGGCGGCTTCATTGCCCAAAACCCGCGCTGGACGCACTCGCTCTCGCACTGGAAGCGCAACTACCACGAGTGGATCGACGACTCGAACCCGGAGGCGGCCATGCAGTTTTCGACGTTTTTCGACTGCCGCCTGCTCTACGGCGAGCCCGAAATCATGGACGAGCTGCGCGACTTCATCCGCACCGAGCTGGACCGGCCCTTGGACCGCTTCCTGCACTACATGGCCACCAACGCGTTGCAGTACGAGCCGCCGCTCACGTTTTTCCGCAACTTCCGCACCTTCACGCAGGGCGACCAAAAGGTGTTCGATCTGAAGAAAACCATGACGCCCATCGTGGATTTGGTGCGCGTGTACGCCCTGCGCCACCAGGTGTTCCAAACCAACACCGGGGCCCGCCTGGCCCAGCTGCGGGCGCGCGGCGTGTTCACCGAGAAGGAGTACCAGGAGCTGCTGCAAGCCTACTACTACCTGATGGGCATGCGCTTAAAAAAGCAGGCCCGCCAGCTCATCGACGACCTGATGCCCGCCACCAACTACCTAGACCCCAAGGAGCTAACCCAAGTAGAACAGGTGACGCTGAAAGAAATTTTCAAAGTCATCGCCGACTTTCAGGTGAAAATCAAGGTCAGCTTTACCAAGGCCTTGTAA